The following are from one region of the Achromobacter xylosoxidans genome:
- the leuS gene encoding leucine--tRNA ligase: protein MQERYLPNTVEAAAHQDWQARDVYLVHEHAKNADGSEKPKFYACSMLPYPSGKLHMGHVRNYTINDMMARQLRMRGYNVLMPMGWDAFGMPAENAAIKSKVPPAKWTYDNIAYMKKQMKAMGLAIDWSREMCACDPQYYKWNQWLFLKMLEKGVAYRKTQVVNWDPVDQTVLANEQVIDGRGWRSGALVEKREIPGYYLRITDYADELLGAVQNDLPGWPERVRLMQENWIGKSEGLRFAFPHQIAGQDGQLIQDGKLYVFTTRADTIMGVTFCAVAPEHPLATQAALSNPQLAAFIEQCKLGGTTEAEMATREKEGMPTGLYVTHPVTGAEVQVWVGNYVLMTYGDGAVMGVPAHDERDFAFAKKYDLPIVQVVDVAGKEYSTNAWQEWYGDKQAGRTINSGKYDGLSHKEAVDAIAVDLGAQGLGEKQTTWRLRDWGISRQRYWGTPIPIIHCADCGPVPVPEKDLPVVLPDDLIPDGSGNPLAKNEAFLSCSCPKCGKPARRETDTMDTFVDSSWYFMRYTSPGNDQAMVDARNDYWMPMDQYIGGIEHAVLHLLYARFWTKVMRDMGLLNFDEPFTKLLCQGMVLNHIYSRKTPQGGIEYFWPEDVENVYDDRGAIVGAKLKSDGSAITYGGVGTMSKSKNNGVDPQSLIDTLGADTARLFVMFASPPEQTLEWSDSGVEGSNRFLRRLWSISYGQREAIARGLAHGADWAQAPAPVKDLRREVYGLLKQADYDYQRIQYNTVVSACMKMLNAIDDAKLPEGATADAAYAETLGVLLRVLYPVVPHITWHLWRDLGYAHELGDLLDAPWPHVDEAALVADEIELMLQVNGKLRGSIRVAAKAAKEDIEKLAASQEEVARFLEGRPPKRVIVVPGKLVNVVG from the coding sequence ATGCAGGAACGTTACCTCCCCAATACCGTTGAAGCAGCCGCCCACCAAGACTGGCAGGCCCGCGACGTCTACCTGGTCCACGAACACGCCAAGAACGCCGACGGCTCCGAAAAGCCGAAGTTCTACGCCTGCTCCATGCTGCCCTACCCCAGCGGCAAGCTGCACATGGGCCACGTGCGCAACTACACCATCAACGACATGATGGCCCGCCAGCTGCGCATGCGCGGCTATAACGTTCTGATGCCCATGGGCTGGGACGCCTTCGGCATGCCGGCGGAAAACGCCGCCATCAAGTCCAAGGTGCCGCCGGCGAAGTGGACGTACGACAACATCGCCTACATGAAGAAGCAGATGAAGGCGATGGGCTTGGCGATCGACTGGTCGCGCGAAATGTGCGCCTGCGATCCCCAGTATTACAAGTGGAACCAGTGGCTGTTCCTCAAGATGCTGGAAAAGGGCGTCGCCTACCGCAAGACCCAGGTCGTCAACTGGGACCCGGTGGACCAGACCGTGCTGGCCAACGAACAGGTCATCGACGGCCGCGGCTGGCGCTCGGGCGCGCTGGTCGAAAAGCGCGAGATCCCCGGCTACTACCTGCGCATCACCGATTACGCCGACGAACTGCTGGGCGCCGTCCAGAACGACCTGCCCGGCTGGCCCGAGCGCGTGCGCCTGATGCAGGAAAACTGGATCGGCAAGTCCGAGGGGCTGCGCTTCGCCTTCCCGCACCAGATCGCCGGCCAGGACGGCCAGTTGATCCAGGACGGCAAGCTGTACGTCTTCACCACCCGCGCCGACACCATCATGGGCGTGACCTTCTGCGCCGTGGCGCCGGAACACCCCCTGGCCACGCAGGCCGCCCTCTCCAATCCGCAACTGGCCGCGTTCATCGAGCAATGCAAGCTGGGCGGCACGACCGAGGCCGAAATGGCCACGCGCGAAAAGGAAGGCATGCCCACGGGCCTGTACGTCACGCATCCGGTCACGGGCGCCGAAGTCCAGGTCTGGGTCGGCAACTACGTGCTCATGACCTACGGCGATGGCGCCGTGATGGGCGTGCCGGCGCATGACGAGCGCGACTTCGCCTTCGCCAAGAAATATGACCTGCCCATCGTGCAGGTCGTGGACGTGGCTGGCAAGGAATACTCCACCAACGCCTGGCAGGAGTGGTACGGCGACAAGCAGGCCGGCCGCACCATCAATTCCGGCAAGTACGACGGCCTCTCCCACAAGGAAGCGGTCGACGCCATCGCCGTCGACCTGGGCGCGCAAGGGCTGGGCGAAAAGCAAACCACCTGGCGCCTGCGCGACTGGGGCATCTCGCGCCAACGCTATTGGGGCACCCCCATCCCCATCATCCACTGCGCGGATTGCGGCCCGGTCCCGGTGCCGGAAAAAGACCTGCCGGTGGTCCTGCCCGACGACCTCATCCCGGACGGCAGCGGCAACCCGCTGGCCAAGAACGAGGCTTTCCTGTCCTGCTCCTGCCCCAAATGCGGCAAGCCGGCGCGCCGTGAAACGGACACGATGGACACCTTCGTGGACTCGTCCTGGTATTTCATGCGCTATACCTCGCCGGGCAACGACCAGGCCATGGTCGACGCGCGCAATGACTACTGGATGCCGATGGACCAGTACATCGGCGGCATCGAGCACGCGGTGCTTCACCTGCTGTACGCCCGTTTCTGGACCAAGGTCATGCGCGACATGGGCTTGCTCAACTTCGACGAGCCCTTCACCAAGCTGCTGTGCCAGGGCATGGTGCTGAACCATATCTACTCGCGCAAGACACCGCAGGGCGGCATCGAGTACTTCTGGCCGGAAGACGTCGAAAACGTCTACGACGACCGCGGCGCCATCGTCGGCGCCAAGCTGAAGTCGGACGGCTCCGCCATCACCTACGGCGGCGTGGGCACGATGTCCAAGTCCAAGAACAACGGCGTCGATCCGCAATCGCTGATCGACACGCTGGGCGCGGACACGGCTCGCCTGTTCGTCATGTTCGCGAGCCCCCCGGAACAGACCCTCGAATGGTCGGACTCCGGCGTCGAAGGCTCCAACCGCTTCCTGCGCCGTCTCTGGTCCATCAGTTACGGTCAGCGCGAGGCCATCGCGCGCGGCCTGGCCCATGGCGCCGATTGGGCGCAGGCGCCGGCTCCGGTCAAGGATCTGCGCCGCGAAGTCTACGGCCTGCTCAAGCAAGCCGACTACGACTACCAGCGCATCCAGTACAACACCGTCGTGTCGGCGTGCATGAAGATGCTCAACGCCATCGACGACGCCAAGCTGCCCGAAGGCGCGACCGCGGACGCCGCCTACGCCGAAACGCTGGGCGTGCTGCTGCGCGTGCTGTATCCCGTGGTGCCGCACATCACCTGGCACCTGTGGCGCGACCTGGGCTACGCCCACGAGCTGGGCGACCTGCTCGACGCGCCCTGGCCGCACGTGGACGAGGCGGCGCTGGTCGCCGACGAGATCGAGCTGATGCTCCAGGTCAACGGCAAGCTGCGCGGCTCCATCCGCGTGGCCGCCAAGGCCGCCAAGGAAGACATCGAAAAGCTCGCGGCATCCCAGGAAGAGGTCGCCCGCTTCCTGGAAGGCCGTCCGCCCAAGCGCGTCATCGTGGTTCCGGGCAAACTGGTCAACGTCGTAGGCTGA
- a CDS encoding phosphonopyruvate hydrolase → MNRNARFRQKLQDPSLMHAMSAHNPLSARLAAEAGFDAIWGSGFELSASYAVPDANILSPSQHLDMMRAIAAAVDVPVIADIDTGFGNAINVAYMVPQYEAAGVSAVVMEDKTFPKDTSLRAAGRQELVRVEEFQGKIEAACGARRDADFCVIARTEALIAGAGEQEALARARAYEAAGADAILIHSKQNTPDEILSFVAAWQGRAPLVLVPTAYPQLREADIQALGKVGLVIYGNHAIRAAVGAMRDVFARIRRDGGIHQVDAALPAVKEIIALQGDAHMRELERRYLK, encoded by the coding sequence ATGAACAGAAACGCCCGTTTCCGCCAGAAATTGCAGGATCCCAGCCTGATGCACGCCATGTCGGCGCACAACCCGCTGTCCGCCAGGCTGGCGGCGGAAGCCGGGTTCGATGCCATCTGGGGCAGCGGCTTCGAGCTGTCGGCCAGCTATGCCGTGCCCGACGCCAACATACTCTCGCCCTCGCAGCATCTGGACATGATGCGGGCGATCGCCGCCGCGGTGGACGTGCCCGTCATCGCCGACATCGACACCGGATTCGGCAACGCGATCAATGTCGCGTACATGGTGCCGCAGTATGAAGCCGCGGGTGTGTCGGCGGTGGTGATGGAGGACAAGACCTTTCCCAAGGACACCAGCCTGCGCGCGGCCGGCAGGCAGGAACTGGTGCGGGTCGAGGAATTCCAGGGCAAGATCGAAGCCGCCTGCGGCGCCCGCCGCGATGCGGATTTCTGCGTGATCGCCCGGACCGAGGCCCTGATCGCGGGCGCTGGCGAGCAGGAGGCGCTGGCCCGCGCCCGCGCGTATGAGGCCGCCGGCGCGGATGCCATCCTGATCCATTCCAAGCAGAACACGCCCGACGAGATCCTGTCGTTCGTGGCCGCATGGCAAGGGCGCGCGCCGCTGGTGCTGGTGCCTACCGCCTATCCCCAATTGCGCGAAGCCGATATCCAGGCGCTGGGCAAGGTGGGCCTGGTCATCTATGGCAACCACGCCATCCGCGCCGCGGTGGGGGCGATGCGGGATGTGTTCGCCCGCATCCGCCGCGATGGCGGCATCCACCAGGTGGACGCGGCGCTGCCGGCGGTCAAGGAGATCATTGCGCTGCAGGGCGACGCCCACATGCGGGAGCTGGAACGCCGTTACCTGAAGTAA
- a CDS encoding ABC transporter ATP-binding protein has protein sequence MNTAPLLQVRELRKSFGGIDALAGVSFTLEAGRMLALIGPNGAGKSTCFNALGGQLRPDSGSVLLDGRELVGLSAGKICRLGVGRTFQTAATFRSMTVRENVQTALLSRDRLLLNPWRRATRHAAEEAMTLLSQVQMADKAQEHCGTLAYGDVKRVELAMALAHQPRLLLMDEPTAGMATNERHALMRLTRTLADTQRIAVLFTEHSLDVVFKHADRIAVLVRGSLLAEGEPAQIAADERVRAAYLGTEAPQPA, from the coding sequence ATGAATACCGCCCCCTTGCTGCAAGTCCGCGAACTGCGCAAATCGTTCGGCGGCATCGACGCGTTGGCTGGCGTGTCATTCACGCTGGAAGCCGGCCGGATGCTCGCCCTGATCGGCCCCAACGGCGCCGGCAAGTCCACCTGCTTCAACGCGCTGGGCGGGCAACTGCGGCCCGACTCGGGCTCGGTGCTGCTGGACGGCCGCGAACTGGTCGGCTTGTCGGCGGGCAAGATCTGCCGGCTGGGCGTGGGGCGCACCTTCCAGACCGCCGCCACCTTCCGCTCCATGACGGTGCGCGAAAACGTGCAGACGGCGCTGCTGTCGCGCGACCGGCTGCTGCTGAACCCCTGGCGCCGGGCCACCCGGCACGCGGCCGAGGAGGCCATGACGCTGCTGTCGCAGGTGCAGATGGCGGACAAGGCGCAGGAGCACTGCGGCACGCTGGCCTACGGTGACGTCAAGCGGGTGGAACTGGCAATGGCCCTGGCGCACCAGCCGCGCCTCTTGCTGATGGACGAGCCCACGGCGGGCATGGCCACCAATGAACGCCATGCGCTGATGCGGCTGACGCGCACGCTGGCGGACACCCAGCGCATTGCGGTCCTGTTCACCGAGCACAGCCTGGATGTGGTCTTCAAGCATGCCGACCGCATCGCGGTGCTGGTGCGCGGCAGCCTGCTGGCCGAGGGCGAGCCCGCGCAGATTGCGGCCGACGAGCGGGTCCGCGCGGCCTATCTGGGCACGGAAGCGCCGCAGCCGGCCTGA
- a CDS encoding MFS transporter has translation MTSATQSSQTPALTAPILLLMSVATGLAVASNYYAQPLLHTISEQFSLSSATAGSIVTTAQLSYAVGLMLLVPLGDMFERRSLIVLMNLLSSGGLLISAFAPNIGVLILGTALTGMLSVVAQILVPFAATLAAPHERGKAVGTVMSGLLLGILLARTVAGALADVGSWRTVYWVAAILMLIMSAALWRLLPRHQSPAGLSYPRLLGSILRMFVEEPLFRARSLLGGLLFAAFSMLWTPLTFLLASPPYQYSNTTIGLFGLAGAAGAYAANRFGRLADRGLGNLATRVGLLLLLGSWGLIAFGQVSVLALLAGILVQDLAIQGVHVTNSSALYRLRPEARSRLTAGYMTSYFIGGASGSLVSSWLYAHFGWPGVVTAGAVLGVITLAYGALAPSARIPETAPSPARA, from the coding sequence ATGACTTCCGCTACCCAGTCCTCCCAGACGCCAGCCCTGACCGCGCCCATCCTCCTGCTGATGTCGGTCGCCACCGGCCTCGCCGTCGCCAGCAACTATTACGCGCAGCCGCTGCTGCATACGATCAGCGAGCAATTCTCGCTGTCCAGCGCCACGGCGGGCAGCATCGTCACCACCGCGCAGCTGAGCTATGCGGTGGGCCTGATGCTGCTCGTGCCCCTGGGCGACATGTTCGAGCGGCGCAGCCTGATCGTGCTGATGAACCTGCTGTCCTCGGGCGGCCTGCTGATTTCCGCCTTCGCCCCGAATATCGGCGTGCTGATCCTGGGCACGGCGCTGACGGGCATGCTGTCCGTGGTGGCCCAGATCCTGGTGCCTTTCGCCGCGACGCTGGCCGCGCCGCACGAGCGGGGCAAGGCCGTGGGCACCGTCATGAGCGGACTGCTGCTGGGCATCCTGCTGGCCCGCACCGTCGCCGGCGCGCTCGCCGACGTGGGCAGTTGGCGCACCGTGTACTGGGTGGCCGCCATCCTGATGCTGATCATGTCCGCGGCCCTGTGGCGCCTGCTGCCGCGCCACCAGAGTCCGGCCGGGCTGAGCTATCCGCGCCTGCTGGGCTCCATCCTGCGCATGTTCGTCGAGGAACCGCTGTTCCGCGCCCGTTCGCTGCTGGGCGGCCTGCTGTTCGCGGCCTTCAGCATGCTGTGGACTCCGCTGACCTTCCTGCTGGCCAGCCCGCCCTATCAATACAGCAACACCACCATCGGCCTGTTCGGCCTGGCGGGCGCCGCCGGCGCCTACGCCGCCAATCGCTTCGGCCGCCTGGCCGACCGCGGCCTGGGCAACCTGGCCACCCGCGTCGGACTGCTGTTGCTGCTGGGTTCCTGGGGACTGATCGCATTCGGCCAGGTGTCGGTGCTGGCCTTGCTGGCCGGCATCCTGGTGCAGGACTTGGCGATCCAGGGCGTGCACGTCACCAACAGCAGCGCCCTCTACCGGCTGCGCCCCGAGGCGCGCAGCCGGCTGACCGCCGGCTATATGACCAGTTACTTCATCGGCGGCGCATCCGGTTCGCTGGTATCGTCCTGGCTGTACGCCCATTTTGGCTGGCCCGGCGTGGTCACGGCGGGCGCCGTTCTCGGGGTGATTACGCTGGCTTATGGCGCCCTTGCGCCCAGCGCGCGCATCCCCGAAACGGCTCCGTCCCCTGCCCGCGCCTAG
- a CDS encoding MarR family winged helix-turn-helix transcriptional regulator: MNDLVDLVISQWTAECPAQDFAAMSVVTRVFRLNALAARNVNRSFRNYDLHQGEFDVLATLYRSGSPYALNPQKLVEALLLTSGAMTNRLDRLEQAGLLTRSPNPEDRRGVIVSLTTEGLRTIKLVLKDYLKDLNELLEPLSAAERKQLAGLLRKLLIKQDQETPGGIGA, encoded by the coding sequence ATGAATGACCTCGTCGATCTGGTGATCTCGCAATGGACCGCCGAATGTCCCGCCCAGGACTTCGCCGCCATGTCCGTCGTCACCCGCGTATTCCGCCTGAACGCGCTGGCGGCACGCAACGTGAACCGCAGCTTCCGCAACTATGACCTGCACCAGGGCGAATTCGACGTGCTGGCCACGCTGTACCGCAGCGGCTCGCCCTACGCGCTGAATCCGCAGAAGCTGGTGGAGGCCCTGCTGCTGACCTCCGGCGCGATGACCAACCGGCTCGACCGCCTGGAGCAGGCCGGCCTGCTCACGCGCAGCCCCAATCCGGAAGACCGGCGCGGCGTCATCGTGTCGCTCACTACCGAGGGCTTGCGCACCATCAAGCTGGTGCTGAAGGACTATCTGAAGGACCTCAACGAACTGCTTGAACCGCTGTCCGCAGCCGAGCGCAAGCAACTGGCCGGCCTCCTCAGGAAGCTGCTGATCAAGCAGGACCAGGAAACGCCTGGCGGCATCGGCGCCTGA
- a CDS encoding D-alanyl-D-alanine carboxypeptidase family protein gives MLMKKLAASLIVAAACMSGAVAQTVPAPALSAKAWLLLDETSGQVIASHAATTRIEPASLTKIMTAYVVFEALSKKELSAAQMVTVSTRAWKVPAGSSKMFLEPGSKVSVDDLLRGLMIQSGNDAAIALAEAVSGSVEAFVARMNETAARLGLHATHFASPHGLPDPGTYSTASDLSVLATRYIRDFPQLYKTYDSAKHFTYNKITQPNRNRLLWLDPSVDGLKTGHTESAGFCIVATAQRPNGADQRRLITVVVGTASDKLRTQESRELLEWGFQGFNTIKLYARGQAVATPEVWKGEQDSLKAGFARDAYVTVPAGAKVEPVWTPQDPLIAPIAAQSAVGAVRVLVDGKPAMQFPVVALEPVAEAGFAGRAWDSIRLWWRGHAG, from the coding sequence ATGTTGATGAAGAAGTTGGCGGCGAGCCTGATCGTCGCGGCCGCGTGCATGTCGGGCGCCGTGGCGCAAACGGTGCCCGCGCCGGCCTTGTCGGCCAAGGCCTGGCTCTTGCTGGACGAGACCAGCGGACAGGTGATCGCGTCGCATGCGGCGACGACCCGCATCGAGCCCGCGTCCCTGACCAAGATCATGACGGCCTACGTGGTGTTCGAGGCGCTCAGCAAGAAAGAGCTGTCCGCGGCGCAAATGGTCACGGTGTCGACCCGCGCCTGGAAGGTGCCGGCGGGCAGCTCGAAGATGTTCCTGGAGCCGGGCTCGAAAGTGTCGGTGGACGATCTGTTGCGCGGCCTGATGATCCAATCGGGCAACGACGCGGCCATCGCGCTGGCCGAGGCCGTGTCGGGCAGCGTCGAGGCCTTCGTGGCGCGGATGAACGAAACCGCCGCCAGGCTCGGCCTGCACGCCACGCATTTCGCCAGCCCGCACGGCCTGCCGGATCCCGGGACCTACTCCACCGCCAGCGACCTGTCCGTGCTGGCCACGCGCTACATCCGCGACTTTCCCCAGCTCTACAAGACCTACGATTCGGCCAAGCATTTCACGTACAACAAGATCACGCAGCCGAACCGCAACCGCTTGCTGTGGCTGGATCCCAGCGTGGACGGCCTGAAGACCGGGCACACCGAATCGGCCGGCTTTTGCATTGTCGCCACCGCGCAGCGGCCCAACGGCGCTGACCAGCGCCGCCTCATCACGGTGGTGGTGGGTACGGCGTCGGACAAGCTGCGCACGCAGGAAAGCCGCGAGTTGCTGGAGTGGGGCTTTCAGGGGTTCAATACCATCAAGCTGTATGCGCGCGGCCAGGCGGTCGCCACGCCCGAGGTCTGGAAGGGCGAGCAGGACAGCCTGAAGGCCGGATTCGCGCGCGATGCGTATGTGACGGTGCCTGCGGGCGCCAAGGTCGAACCGGTCTGGACGCCGCAGGATCCGCTGATTGCGCCGATCGCGGCCCAGTCCGCAGTCGGCGCGGTGCGTGTGCTGGTGGACGGCAAGCCCGCCATGCAGTTTCCGGTGGTGGCGCTGGAACCGGTGGCCGAGGCCGGATTCGCGGGACGCGCGTGGGATTCCATCCGCTTGTGGTGGCGTGGCCACGCCGGATAA
- a CDS encoding hemerythrin domain-containing protein: MAVSFPGGPAPAPGADDPLALLSACHGRISRQCATLGRLAAHLPVHGSDAAAQTAAASVMRYFDTAAAHHHEDEEEDLFPALIESMAGSDAVCLHALVDGLVAEHRQLAQRWEPLRRVLAEIAAGRQADLPPGQVQDFTDAYAAHIQREESELLPMAARLIPDDALAGIGQAMKARRGGEAG; encoded by the coding sequence ATGGCGGTGAGCTTTCCTGGAGGTCCGGCCCCGGCGCCGGGCGCGGATGATCCCTTGGCATTGCTGTCGGCCTGCCACGGCCGCATTTCCCGCCAGTGCGCGACCTTGGGACGCCTTGCCGCGCACCTGCCGGTGCATGGCAGCGACGCCGCGGCGCAAACCGCGGCGGCCAGCGTCATGCGCTACTTCGATACCGCGGCCGCGCACCACCACGAGGACGAGGAAGAGGACCTCTTCCCGGCCCTGATCGAGTCCATGGCCGGCTCCGACGCCGTCTGCCTGCACGCGCTGGTGGACGGTCTGGTGGCCGAGCACCGGCAGCTGGCGCAGCGCTGGGAGCCCTTGCGCCGGGTGCTCGCCGAGATCGCGGCGGGCCGCCAGGCCGATCTGCCCCCGGGGCAGGTGCAGGACTTCACCGATGCCTACGCCGCGCATATCCAGCGTGAAGAAAGCGAACTGCTGCCGATGGCGGCGCGGCTGATCCCGGACGATGCGTTGGCAGGCATCGGGCAAGCCATGAAGGCGCGACGCGGCGGCGAGGCCGGCTGA
- a CDS encoding SulP family inorganic anion transporter encodes MSVARRLFGSWVDEVNARTLRADATAGLLGALLVLPQGVAFAMLAGLPPEYGLYSAIVPCIVAALFGSSRHVMSGPTNANSLALYAVLTPLAVAGSQGYIQLALAVTVLVGLMQWLVGTLRLGSLAHFISPSALFGFTSGAALLIAVHALKDALGMPTPDAHGAGALLASLAANLAQVHWGALLVTLTTLAVALLVRRLDKRKPYMLAGLAAGALAAAAFNALTDGAPVSVLGALAQPWPPFHIPSVDWRALPELLSVAFALTIVALAQSISIAKAVATRSGQRIDANREFVGQGLSNIVGGFFSCYLSCGSLNRSIPNYEAGAKTPLASVFSALLLVALVALSAPLLAMIPHAAISGLLLLVAWTLFDIPRWRQLIRTQRGEAVIAAATLTATITIRMEVAILLGTVLSLMVYLHRTSRPAMRTMGFDTRGLERRFVVLEHAQDALPECPQLKLLRMEGSVYFGAATHVAQRLHELRAAPGAPRHLLVMAKSMNFIDMAGAQVWEDELAARRAMGGDLYFHRPRPEVLDMWRRTGFLQRLGEDHVFPDKATALHTIYAKLDRGICEGCQAKIFWECQPNGLRND; translated from the coding sequence ATGAGCGTCGCGCGCCGGTTGTTCGGCTCGTGGGTGGACGAGGTCAATGCGCGGACCTTGCGCGCGGATGCGACGGCGGGCCTGCTGGGCGCGCTGCTGGTGCTGCCGCAAGGCGTGGCGTTCGCCATGCTGGCGGGCCTGCCGCCCGAGTACGGCCTGTATTCCGCCATCGTGCCCTGTATCGTCGCGGCGCTCTTCGGGTCCAGCCGCCATGTCATGTCGGGCCCGACCAATGCCAACTCGCTGGCGCTCTATGCGGTGTTGACGCCGCTGGCGGTCGCCGGCAGCCAGGGCTACATCCAGCTGGCGCTGGCCGTGACCGTGCTGGTCGGGCTGATGCAATGGCTGGTGGGCACGCTCAGGCTGGGCTCGCTGGCGCATTTCATCTCGCCATCGGCGCTGTTCGGCTTCACCAGCGGCGCGGCCCTGCTGATCGCCGTGCATGCGCTGAAGGACGCGCTGGGCATGCCGACGCCGGACGCGCACGGCGCGGGCGCCTTGCTGGCCAGCCTGGCCGCGAATCTGGCGCAGGTGCACTGGGGCGCCTTGCTGGTGACGCTGACCACCCTGGCCGTGGCGCTGCTGGTGCGGCGGCTGGACAAGCGCAAGCCCTACATGCTGGCGGGCCTGGCGGCGGGGGCGCTGGCGGCCGCCGCCTTCAACGCGCTGACCGATGGCGCCCCGGTGTCCGTGCTGGGCGCGCTGGCCCAGCCCTGGCCGCCTTTCCATATTCCCAGCGTCGATTGGCGCGCCTTGCCCGAATTGCTGAGCGTGGCCTTCGCGCTGACCATCGTGGCGTTGGCGCAATCCATCTCCATCGCCAAGGCCGTGGCGACGCGTTCGGGCCAGCGCATCGACGCCAACCGCGAGTTCGTGGGGCAGGGGCTGTCCAATATCGTGGGCGGATTCTTCTCCTGCTACCTGTCCTGCGGCTCGCTCAACCGGTCCATTCCCAACTACGAGGCTGGCGCCAAGACGCCGTTGGCGTCCGTGTTCTCGGCCCTGCTGCTGGTGGCGCTGGTGGCCTTGTCGGCGCCGCTTCTGGCCATGATCCCGCACGCCGCGATCTCCGGACTGCTGCTGCTGGTGGCCTGGACCCTGTTCGATATCCCGCGCTGGCGGCAACTGATCCGGACCCAGCGCGGCGAAGCGGTCATCGCCGCCGCCACGCTGACCGCCACCATCACCATACGCATGGAAGTGGCGATCCTGCTGGGCACGGTGTTGTCGCTGATGGTCTATCTGCACCGCACTTCGCGGCCCGCAATGCGCACCATGGGCTTCGATACGCGCGGACTGGAGCGGCGCTTCGTGGTGCTGGAGCATGCGCAGGACGCCTTGCCAGAATGCCCGCAGTTGAAGCTGCTGCGCATGGAGGGCTCGGTCTATTTCGGCGCCGCCACGCACGTGGCGCAGCGCCTGCACGAGCTGCGCGCGGCGCCGGGGGCGCCGCGCCATCTGCTGGTAATGGCCAAGAGCATGAACTTCATCGACATGGCCGGCGCGCAGGTCTGGGAAGACGAGCTCGCCGCCAGGCGGGCCATGGGTGGGGACTTGTATTTCCACCGCCCGCGGCCGGAAGTGCTGGACATGTGGCGCCGCACGGGCTTTCTGCAGCGCCTGGGCGAGGACCATGTCTTTCCCGACAAGGCGACGGCGCTGCATACGATCTACGCCAAGCTGGACCGTGGCATCTGCGAGGGATGCCAGGCCAAGATCTTCTGGGAATGCCAGCCCAACGGGCTGAGGAACGACTGA
- a CDS encoding HU family DNA-binding protein, with protein MATKAKAPAKKVTKPAAKAPAKKATAAKPAVKPAAKPAVKKVVAAKKVAAAPKAIKAALNKTQLIAYIVEQSGVEAKSVKAVLASLETSVLGSVDKKGAGEFTLPGLFKVAVQKVPAKAKRFGKDPFTGEERWFPAKPASVKVKVRPLKKLKDAAQ; from the coding sequence ATGGCCACGAAAGCAAAAGCTCCTGCCAAGAAAGTCACCAAGCCCGCCGCCAAGGCGCCCGCAAAGAAGGCAACTGCTGCCAAACCCGCTGTGAAGCCCGCTGCAAAGCCGGCCGTCAAGAAGGTCGTCGCCGCCAAGAAGGTCGCTGCTGCCCCCAAGGCCATCAAGGCTGCTCTGAACAAGACCCAGCTCATCGCCTACATCGTTGAGCAATCCGGCGTTGAAGCCAAGTCGGTCAAGGCCGTCCTGGCCAGCCTGGAAACCTCGGTGCTGGGTTCCGTGGACAAGAAGGGCGCCGGCGAATTCACGCTGCCCGGCCTGTTCAAGGTTGCCGTGCAGAAGGTTCCCGCCAAGGCCAAGCGCTTCGGCAAGGATCCGTTCACCGGTGAAGAGCGCTGGTTCCCCGCCAAGCCGGCTTCGGTCAAGGTGAAGGTTCGCCCGCTCAAGAAGCTGAAGGACGCCGCGCAGTAA